GATGTCGACGACCTCGACTCCCTGTTCGCCGAGCCGATCGAGCACGGCCGCGCCGATCCGTCCGAGTTGGCGTTCCTGCAACTCTCCGGTGGCAGCACCGGCATCCCCAAACTGATCCCCCGTACTCACGACGACTACCTCTACAGCGTGCGACGCAGCAACGAGGTCTGTGGCGTCACCGGCGACACCGTCTTCATGGCGACCCTGCCTGTCGCGCACAACTTCCCGATGAGCTCACCGGGCATCCTCGGTGCTCTGTACGCGGGCGGCACGGTGGCGTTGACGGCGTCGCCGACCCCGTCGGTCGCATGGGAAATGGTGCAGCGCGAGGGCGTGACGATGACCGGCCTCGTGCCGCCCCTGGCACGCCTGTGGACGGAGACGGCGGAACGGGGCACCGAGTTCGACATCTCGTCCCTCGAGACCATCCAGGTGGGCGGCGCCCGCTGTCCGGATGAGCTGGCCCGACGGATCGGTCCCGCGCTCGGAGTCACCCTGCAGCAGGTGTTCGGGATGGCCGAGGGCCTGGTCTGCTACACCCGCCTCGACGACCCGATCGAGGAGATCTGCACGACCCAGGGGCGTCCGATGTCGGACGCCGATCAGGTGCGCATCGTCGACGAGGCCGGCGAACCGGTGTCCTCCGGGCCCGGATTCCTGGAGACGCAGGGCCCGTACACGATTCGGGGATACTGGGCCGGCGCGGGTGCGGATTCGTTCGCACCCGACGGCTGGTATCGCACCGGTGACGTCGTCGAGCTGAACGAGCACGGCAACCTGGTCGTGCGCGGTCGCGGCGGCGATCGGGTCAACCGTGGCGGCGAGAAGGTGTCCGCCGAACAGCTCGAGGAACAACTGCTCGAGCACCCCGGCGTCCGCGATGCGGTGGTGGTGGCGGTCGCCGACCAGTACCTCGGCGAACGGACATGCGCGTACGTGATCCCGGCCGACCCGCAGGAACCGCCGAACCTGGCCGGCATCCGCCGATTCGTGCGGGAGGCCGGCCTGGCGGAATGGAAATTGCCGGACACGGTGAAAGTGGTCGACGGGTTTCCCGAGACCGGGGTCGGCAAGGTCAGCCGAAAGAAGCTGCGGGCCCTGCTCGCCGGGTAGCGCCCCGGGGGCTCGACAGACCCCGGATCGCCGTCAGTTCACCGCGTCCGCGTGCACGGGCTCCTTGCGTACCCCGACCAACGACCGCAGGGTGACCAGGGCGATCAGTGAGAGCACGACCATCACGACGCCGTAGTAGACGATGGCGTCCGACGCCACCCAGATCGTGCCGAAGGCACCCGCGACGAGGGCGCCCACCGTGATGCCCCCGACCTCCTGCGCCATCCAGATGCCGTTCACCCGACCGAGCAGCGGACCCGGGGTGTGGTGCTGGATGATGGAGTACCGCAAGACCTCCTGGATCGCCTCGATGAATCCGATCACGGCGAGCAGCCCCAGGGCCAACCACACCACCGGGGCCAGACCGAAGAAGATCTGGACCACGAACGCGGCGGTGAGGGCGGACACCAGGAGCAGGCCGGGCCGCCGGACGGACGCGAGCCAACCACTCGTCAACGCCGCGATCATGGCGCCGGTCGCCACCGCGGCGTACAGGAATCCCGTCGCGCGGGCATCACCGTCGAATCGCTCGGCGACCAGCGCGGGCAGCAGCGCGACGACTCCGGCGCCGAGCATGGCGAGCACCCCGACGATCATCACGCCCGCGACGACCCGCTGCTCGAGGATGAAACGGACCAGCGACGTCGTCGCGGGTGTCGCCTCGGTGCCGGCCGGTGCGGAGGGTAGCTTCTCACCCACGACCGGGGCGCTGGGCGGCAGCGACGGCAGGCCGAGCAGGATCAGCACCGTCGTCGTCGCCAGGCATGCGGCGACCACATATGCCCACTCGACGCCGGCGCCGGCGATGATGAATCCGGCGATGCCGGGCGAGACGGCGGAGCCGACACGAACGGTCAACGCGCTCAACGCTCCGACGGCCACCAGCTTGTCGCGGGGGATGAGGGTGGGCACCGCCGCCATGAGCGCCGACGTCGACAACGCACCGATCAATCCGTCGATCCCGGCCAGGGCGTACAGCGCCGCGACCGACGGGGTGCCCGGGAGGATGCCGAACGCATTCACCGCGAGACCCGCGAACGACAGCGCCGCGCCGCCGCGGCCGACCAGGATGAGTCGTTTGCGGTCGAACCGGTCGGCCAGCGAACCCCCGACGAGCATCCCGACGAAGGTGGTGATCCCGGTGACGGCGGTGGCGGCACCGACCTGTGCGGACGACCCGGTCAGGTCGTACATCTGGACCGGAACCGAGACCAGCAGGAGGCCGATTCCGATCAGGGAGATCAGGCGGGCGACGAAGATCCGGCGGAACGGTGCGCTCTCCCGCAGTGGGGAGATGTCGATGAGCAGGGACCGTGCGCCGCTCATGCGTCGACCCCGGTGGTGTCGACGGGTGCGCCGTGCGTCAGTTCGCGCAGCGCCGCCGACCACCGTCCGGCGAGGGCGACGACCGCCGCCGGGTCGATGACCCCTGGCTGGTAACTCCAACTGGCCTGCATACGGGTTCCTTCCGGTCCGTCGAGCGTGGTCACGTCGATGATGAGTCCATATCCGCCGGGCATGTCGTCGTCGGGGCCGATCTCGGCGGACTCGGGCGCCGCGCCCCAATCGTCGAACCCGAACGAACGGTACCGACCCAGATAGTTGAATTCGATTGCCGCTCCGGGGAGATCGTGTCCGTTCAGGTGGCGGAGTATGCCGTAGCCGATGCCGCCGTCGGGTAGTTGCGCCCGCTGGGCCGCCAGGTCACGCACCTGCTCGGTGACCGATCCGGAACCGCCGACCCGCACCGGATGCACCGCGGTGAACCACCCGACCGTCCCGTTCAGATCGGCACCTGCGACCAGATGCTCCTCGCGGCCATGTCCTTCGAGGTCGACCAGGGTGGGCGCGCCCGCCGCCGCGCCGAACGCGCCGAGCAGGACGTCGTCGACACCGACGCCGAGTGCCGTCGGCACGGGGCCGAGCAGACGATCGGTGACCTCCGGATCGATGTCGACCCGGTGACGCCGGACCGTGCGCTGCCGGTCGATGCTCGGATCGAGCGCCCTGCCGAACATCGCGTTCGCGGATACGCCCCCGACGAGTTCACGCCACATCGGCAGTTCGGCAGAGCGTTCGAGGTCCACCAGTTCCCGCGCCCACGCCGCGAACGCGGTGGGCGCGGGTGGCAGGGACAGCTGTGTGGCTCCCTCCCGGAGCTGCGCATAGATGGCGAGCAGCTCCGGAACCAGGGTGCGCCACGACACCCCGTCGACGACCAGGTGATGGACGAGGAGCAGCAGGCGACCCGGCTCGTCGCCGAAATCGAGCCACACCGCGGAGGCCATCACGCCCGCCTCCGGATCCAGACGATCCCGTGCGCGCCGCGCCGCGGCCTCCACGTCCCGGTCGGTCTCGCGCAACAGCAGGACCCCGGCCACCGCGTC
This sequence is a window from Gordonia insulae. Protein-coding genes within it:
- the entS gene encoding enterobactin transporter EntS: MSGARSLLIDISPLRESAPFRRIFVARLISLIGIGLLLVSVPVQMYDLTGSSAQVGAATAVTGITTFVGMLVGGSLADRFDRKRLILVGRGGAALSFAGLAVNAFGILPGTPSVAALYALAGIDGLIGALSTSALMAAVPTLIPRDKLVAVGALSALTVRVGSAVSPGIAGFIIAGAGVEWAYVVAACLATTTVLILLGLPSLPPSAPVVGEKLPSAPAGTEATPATTSLVRFILEQRVVAGVMIVGVLAMLGAGVVALLPALVAERFDGDARATGFLYAAVATGAMIAALTSGWLASVRRPGLLLVSALTAAFVVQIFFGLAPVVWLALGLLAVIGFIEAIQEVLRYSIIQHHTPGPLLGRVNGIWMAQEVGGITVGALVAGAFGTIWVASDAIVYYGVVMVVLSLIALVTLRSLVGVRKEPVHADAVN
- a CDS encoding (2,3-dihydroxybenzoyl)adenylate synthase, giving the protein MKVAPWSPELAEQYRALGLWSGETFDDVLRAWAGDADIASHTAVVDVDRRLSYAELHERVDLLAAGLAALGIRPDDRVLLQIPNRVAFVETVFALFRARAVPVFGLPAHREAELVGIARSAGAVAIVAPRAHEGFDHRALVEAVAGQVDSVRHLIDVDDLDSLFAEPIEHGRADPSELAFLQLSGGSTGIPKLIPRTHDDYLYSVRRSNEVCGVTGDTVFMATLPVAHNFPMSSPGILGALYAGGTVALTASPTPSVAWEMVQREGVTMTGLVPPLARLWTETAERGTEFDISSLETIQVGGARCPDELARRIGPALGVTLQQVFGMAEGLVCYTRLDDPIEEICTTQGRPMSDADQVRIVDEAGEPVSSGPGFLETQGPYTIRGYWAGAGADSFAPDGWYRTGDVVELNEHGNLVVRGRGGDRVNRGGEKVSAEQLEEQLLEHPGVRDAVVVAVADQYLGERTCAYVIPADPQEPPNLAGIRRFVREAGLAEWKLPDTVKVVDGFPETGVGKVSRKKLRALLAG